gttatcccaccttctgatacaccagcgagttcacacaggggtGAAGCCTTTCATCTGTTCCGACTGTGCGAAGGGATTCACGACATCATCCGACCTgcggacacatcagcgagttcacactggggagaggccgttcacctgctccgagtgtgggaagggattcactcagccatcccacctgttgacacaccagcgtgttcacactggggagaggccattcacctgctctgagtgtggaaagggattcactcagtcatccaaccttctaactcaccagcgtgttcacactggggagaggccgttcacctgctccgagtgtaggaagggattcactcagtcatctgacctgctggcacaccagcgagttcacacgggggcaaggccattcacctgctccaactgtgggaagggattcactcgttcatcccacctgcgcacacaccagcgagttcacactggggagaggccgttcacctgctctgggtgtgggaagggattcactgcattatcctacctgctgacacatcagcgagttcacactggggagagaccttttaaatgttctgactgtgagaagagttttaaaagcaaacagtatctcctgacacaccagcgagttcacactggggagagaccttttaaatgttctgactgtgagaagagttttaaaagcaaacagcacctcctgacacaccagcgagttcacaccggggagaggtcattcacctgctctgagtgtgggaaggaattcactcggtcatcccacctgcggacacaccagcgagttcacactggggagagaccttttaaatgttctgactgtgagaagagttttaaaagcaaacagtacctgctgagacaccagcgagttcacaagtgactgcaggggttggattctactattattgctgctgttaatcacatcccagactgaatcgtgttcattctgatagttggggtttataactcctgtaatgCTGGTGTTAATAACTCTATATAGGCACACAAATTagttttgctttcaacacattgctgttccacttccctgcccgccccccataaccctttactcccttatcactcaaaaatctgtctatctctgccttaattatattcaaagaaccaacctccacagctctctgaggcagaggattccatagatttacaaccctcagaagaaattcctcatttccgtttcaaatgggtggccacttattctaagatatgtccccaagttttaatttcccctgagttgaaatatccttcctgcatccaccttgtcgagccccctcattatcttataagtttcgataagatcacctctcattcttctgagctccaatgtgtataggcccagccaactcaacttatcttcataaatcaacccctcatctctggaatcaacgtagtgaactttctctgaacagcctccaatgcaagtatacccttccttaaatatggagaccaaaatacggagtccattacaggcaaaatgccaattaaaccagcagcacactggcacctgaacagtgtctcattggcctacaggcttttcttaaatcgatttgctgagtggatataaacttaaaccaggtttacaggcgtgatgctctattgacatattgaaggtagaagagatgctgtggggcacatgctaagtccagtaactgaaagtgattaacagactgggttttgtgtttagtgatcccagacgtgttaccaataccagcaaaattgaagcccatggaataacggggacagtggcagcatggatatgaaagtggctaagcgacacagagtagtggtgaacggttgtttttcagactggaggtagtggtgttccccaggggtcggtatcgggccactgcttttcttgatctatattaatgacttagacttgggtgtacaggacacaatttccaaatttgcagatgaaacaaaacttggaaggatagtgaacactgaggaggatagtgatagacttcagagagacatacaggctggtggaatgggcagacatgtggcagattaaatttaatgtggAAGAgttaaaagtgatacattttgttcggaagaggagaggcaatataaactaaatggtacaattgtaaaggggtgcgtgaacagagagacccaggagtatgtgtgcaccaatcagtgaaggtggcagcgcaggttgagaaagcggttacaaAGACTTCctggatcctaggcttcatgaatagaggtatagtatagagtacagaagtgtggatattatgatcaACCTGCATAAAATATTGGTTTggtctcaattggagtattgtgtccaattctgggcaccgcattttagtaaGTGTGTGAAGGCTttggcgagggtgcagaaaagatttccgagaatgattccagggatgagagacttcagttatgtggatagtctagagaagctggggttgttctcctcagaacagagaatattgcgaggagatttgacagggatgttcaaaatcatgaggggtctggacagagtagatagaaactgtgccCATTGGCagtagggccgagaaccagaggacataaatttaagacgattaacaaaagaaccaaaggcaacataagaaaaatattttttacgtagcaagtggttaggatctggaatgcactgcctgaaaggatggtggaggcagactcaatcacggctttcgaaagggaattagaTGAGTACCAGAAAGAGagaaatctgcagggctatggggaaagggagggggagtgggattagctgaatctTTTGCAGATAGccagcatgggctcaacgggccaaatggcctccttccacgctataaccagtctctgattctaagatgatgaaaaatctgttgcccaggatgctccatctcccgggcactggggcctagttgggaacagagaccctgaagccccacccactctgttcctgaaccaagatggccacgcatgcaccctgatcccgccctgtgcaagatggcggccagtgaccccgctcacctGGGACTGTCGGCTCT
This is a stretch of genomic DNA from Pristiophorus japonicus isolate sPriJap1 unplaced genomic scaffold, sPriJap1.hap1 HAP1_SCAFFOLD_29, whole genome shotgun sequence. It encodes these proteins:
- the LOC139248232 gene encoding zinc finger protein 84-like, producing the protein MEAEGTIHSGEKRYTCSVCGQGFSQSSNLERHKRSHTGEKPFKCGDCGKCFNYPSQLETHHRIHTGERPFTCSHCGKGFTRLSHLLIHQRVHTGVKPFICSDCAKGFTTSSDLRTHQRVHTGERPFTCSECGKGFTQPSHLLTHQRVHTGERPFTCSECGKGFTQSSNLLTHQRVHTGERPFTCSECRKGFTQSSDLLAHQRVHTGARPFTCSNCGKGFTRSSHLRTHQRVHTGERPFTCSGCGKGFTALSYLLTHQRVHTGERPFKCSDCEKSFKSKQYLLTHQRVHTGERPFKCSDCEKSFKSKQHLLTHQRVHTGERSFTCSECGKEFTRSSHLRTHQRVHTGERPFKCSDCEKSFKSKQYLLRHQRVHK